ACTTAGGATCCCTCATGGAGGGGGTCTACGGGACTGAACCCTGGACAGACGGCTCGGCTCCTGTAGCCCTTCGGGCCGAGGAGGCCAGGTTTGTCAGGGATTATAGGGATCGTTTCAGGGAGCGCCCCGGCTATCTGGCTGCCCTGGGTTACGTCCAAACGAAGCTTCTCCTTGAAGCGTTGAAACAGGCAGCTTCTCAAGGAACGCCCACACCCCAGGCAGTACGGGATGCCCTTGCGGTTCAGCAAGGCCAAACCTTGGTATCCGAGGTCCGTTTTGACGAGAAGGGAGACAATGTCGTCTACCGCACGGTTGTTTCTCAGGTCCAAGGGGGCAAGGGAGTCCCGGTCTGGCCTAGGGAACGGGCCTACGGCCGCTTTATCTACCCCAAGGTGCCATGGCGATAGAGCTTGCCCTAAGTGCTCTTACCTCGGGTCTTGTCCAAGGGAGCCTCTATGCCCTTATTGGGCTCGGACTTGGCCTGATCCTTGGCGCCATGAGGATTGTAAACCTCGCCCATGGAGAGGTGCTGGTGGCTGGGGCCCTTCTGGCCTATGTCCTAATAACGACGTTGGACCTTCCCTTGGGATGGGCCATTATTTCGGGCGCGGTCTTAGGAACTCTCCTCGGCCTCTTGATCTACTTTTCCCTACTTCCTGTTCGCAAAGAACCTCCTCTAAGCGGGATGACCCTTACCTACGGCGTTGCGCTCATTTTACTCTACGGGATGCTGGAGCTTTTTGGGGCAAATCTCCGTAACATCACACCCTCGGAATGGATTCGACCCATCACCCTGGGTCCCATCCGCTTGGCCCTAGGGGAAGCGGTTGTCCTCCTCGTAGCCTTCTTCTTGGTCGGGGGAACAGCCTGGTTCCTACAAAGCACTTGGACTGGACT
This region of Thermus thermophilus genomic DNA includes:
- a CDS encoding branched-chain amino acid ABC transporter permease, with amino-acid sequence MAIELALSALTSGLVQGSLYALIGLGLGLILGAMRIVNLAHGEVLVAGALLAYVLITTLDLPLGWAIISGAVLGTLLGLLIYFSLLPVRKEPPLSGMTLTYGVALILLYGMLELFGANLRNITPSEWIRPITLGPIRLALGEAVVLLVAFFLVGGTAWFLQSTWTGLAVRALAQNREAALALGISPLRTEALTLVLGSSLAGLAGSLLVTLQPVAPLAAPLYTAKAFVVVVLGGLSSPLGVGLAGLFLGVFEALAGLLNPALGELFVFGAFLLALLLGRQGLLGGRA